Proteins co-encoded in one Dasypus novemcinctus isolate mDasNov1 chromosome 18, mDasNov1.1.hap2, whole genome shotgun sequence genomic window:
- the LOC101428502 gene encoding chymotrypsinogen 2: MAFLWLLSCFALVGAAFGCGVPAIHPVLNGLSRIVNGEDAVPGSWPWQVSLQDSTGFHFCGGSLISEDWVVTAAHCGVRTSHVVVAGEFDQDSDAEDVQVLKIAQVFKNPKFNMFTVSNDITLLKLATPARFSPTVSAVCLPQEGDDFPAGTLCATTGWGRTKYNAVNGAVRLQQAALPLLSNAECKTFWGNKIKDTMVCAGASGVSSCMGDSGGPLVCQKDGAWTLVGIVSWGSGTCSTSVPAVYARVTELLPWVYEILAAN, translated from the exons ATGGCCTTCCTTTGGCTCTTGTCCTGCTTCGCCCTCGTGGGGGCCGCCTTTG GCTGCGGGGTCCCCGCCATCCACCCCGTGCTGAACGGCCTGTCCAGGATCGTCAATGGGGAGGACGCTGTCCCCGGCTCCTGGCCCTGGCAGGTGTCCCTGCAG GACAGCACCGGCTTCCACTTCTGCGGCGGCTCCCTCATCAGCGAGGACTGGGTGGTCACCGCCGCCCACTGTGGGGTCAG AACCTCCCACGTGGTCGTGGCTGGGGAGTTTGACCAGGACTCAGACGCAGAGGACGTGCAGGTGCTGAAGATTGCCCAG GTTTTCAAGAATCCCAAGTTCAACATGTTCACCGTCAGCAATGACATCACCCTGCTGAAGCTGGCCACTCCCGCCCGCTTCTCCCCGACCGTGTCTGCCGTGTGCCTGCCCCAGGAGGGCGACGACTTCCCTGCTGGCACCCTCTGCGCCACCACCGGCTGGGGCCGGACCAAGTACAATG CCGTCAATGGCGCTGTGCGCCTGCAGCAGGCGGCCCTGCCCCTCCTGTCCAACGCTGAATGCAAGACGTTCTGGGGCAACAAGATCAAGGACACGATGGTGTGCGCCGGGGCCAGTGGCGTCTCCTCCTGCATG GGTGACTCTGGCGGCCCCCTCGTCTGTCAGAAGGATGGAGCCTGGACCCTGGTGGGCATTGTGTCCTGGGGCAGCGGCACCTGCTCCACCTCCGTTCCTGCCGTGTACGCCCGCGTCACTGAACTCCTGCCCTGGGTCTATGAGATCCTGGCCGCCAACTGA